In the genome of Chrysoperla carnea chromosome 5, inChrCarn1.1, whole genome shotgun sequence, the window ACAATGATTgtgttgcaatcgaaatatctaatattacatataatataatattttttattgtattttttaaatagaattacttaatatacaattttatttcgagtatcgtggtatttatttcaataactatgtctcaactcgaagtcaacaaaaattcattcttatacCTATACTATCAATTATTTACTTACCTAATTATccgcaaataaaaatattattatatagtgtgtccccggatagaggtaactatacgtgtaaatttacttattttgcattttaagaaaaaaagtcattctttataagaagttttgcttattctgaaaagtgtgtaggtatatttaaaatttcttaataatgtTCAgagtagccaaaaatttggaatcactatttttatttttggttaactacccttcttttttataagttggcgaaatgttactaagaaaagttactcgcaattaacaattatgactctatacaaaatatcaagaagatccatgtactttaattatagcatcattttttatttgaacaaaagctctaattataaaaaaacgtaagaaagaaaataataataaatcaattaacatacATTATTCGAGAGCgtatttttttgtggactagtttagaaaattaaaaagaaaatttattttctcggataaacattcactaagaatggaattgtcaaagttggaaagatcttcttgatattttatatagtcataattgttaatttcgagtaactttttttagtaacattttgtcaacttttaaaaacgaagggtagttttacccaaaaaaaaaaaaataaatagtgataccaaatttttggctaccctgtacattatttagaagttttaaatattcctacatacttttcatattaagcaaaacttcttataaagaatgactttttttcttaaaatgcaaaataagaaaatttacaagtatagttacctctatccggggacacactatatatcaCCTCGACTGATAATATAGAGAAACGAGCACGTATTAACCCCGAATAATTAATCCTTAGATGATTGCATGCCGCCGAACGCTTATAGATCAAATTAACTTCTGTTTGTATAAAAAGgtgcataaaaattaaataaaaccaatAGTTCTGCAATATCACATTATCTTTaagcatttatattttaaaatcattaaaaatattgagttttaacaataaattttgcttTGAAAGGTCTAAATACTGGCTGTACTTcgatattcatttaattttagttaCAAATTGAGTTTGATCATACATATTACACGCATATGTGGCAAGATCAGTAGCACTCATGTTATGAATTGTTTCATGTTTCACTAAGTCACTACGTCCCGTAAATGTTTTGTAACAAATATGACATCGATAAATATCTGGTTGATCTTttacaacaatattatttaaattagtctTATGGTGAGTCCTTTCATGTACCGTTAAATTACCTTGTTGTATAAATGTCTTGTTACATGTCGTACATTTATAAGGTCGTTCTCCCGTATGTGTTCGTTCATGGCGTGTATAATCagttttcgttaaaaatattttcgtacaaACATTACATTTATATGCTCCTTCTCCTGTATGCAATTTTTCATGTCTAGTTAGATCTGCTCTCGCTATAAATGTTTTCTCACACATTGTACATTTAAAAGGTCTTTCGCCATTATGACTGCGTTCATGTTCTGTTAAACTAGTTTGTCGTGTAAAAGTTTTACAACATAAATTACACTTGTAAGGCCTTTCTCCAGTATGTGTTCGTATATGACGTGTTAAATTACTACGTTCGGTAAATGTTTTATCGCATACCATACATTTGTAAGGTCTTTCTCCGGTATGTGTACGTTCATGTGCCGGTAAATGACTTTGCTGTGTGAACGATTTACCACAAAAGTTACATGAAAATGGtctttctccagtatgagttcgttcatgtattacaaaataactttcctgtgtaaatgttttatcacaaaaattacatttataaattggTTTACCAGTATATAATCGTTGCAATTCCAAATTATCTTCcagattaaatgttttatatttcgTTATTTCttcatttgttaaattattaatagtaGATGTACTCgtgttttcaaaattgatgTCGTCTGTAGTGGTTTCTGCTAATGGATCATTTTCTGGCAATTCttctttgataataaattcgcTATGTAGTTgttcttcaattttaattttaactggTATTCTTTCCATACCATCATCATCCATgttcttgaaaataaatattattggtattttctttttaaaaataaaaatatgtatcttGAAATATTTACCCCAAGTCCCCAAAtgtatacacaatttttaaatttgatgtatacacttatattattaaaaaagtttaaacaaaactggtttatatttgtaaaataaaataacttttcataatcaaaattaatttatctttacaattttcacataaattagaggaaaaattttcggaaaggttaatttatagttaaaaaacataaattatgtcATTCGTGTTTAACGGGTTCAACCTCCTTACAACTTCCATGTGTTGAACCCATAGAGGTTGAACCAAATAAATGTGTGGTTGGATTGGTTTGGGGGTTTGGCAGATATTCAAATGTgaacttaaacttttttaacttattaagCTTTCGAATTCTTTCTAacagtattaattttattaattataatgatcCAAAAATTTGCTCACATCTGTAATTATCAGTTAATGTAATTTGGCCCcccacaaaattatttttcgagttaattaattataaatcttttttagtCTATTGTTCGTCGTTTGTTCCAAGTTTGTTCTTCAttgattgataattaaaaatatttgttcgatcgttaaatgtttatttattatttattaaacaattatttgccATTAAGTTAGCTCCCCCATATTATTTAGTaagtgtatttaattttattaatataaataaggcAGGTGGCAGTGTGGATATAGCACTTGCTTATAAAGCCAAGGTACGAtggttcgtatcctggtgtagataatatttttacttttaaattaaatgaatttttcctgttgtttaaattttccactctttttatactggagtaaatctaagcaaaaaaaggctgttatatggattaaaagttcgagcaacgaaactttggggtttttcttttcacatcaaaataagtattttttgaaattttttactttcccggagtggtgcaacatgtttaaaaaacaaaatggcgtcaaaaatgaaattttttgcagaaattttatcatttttattttatattcgcaaaaggaggcatcggtgcatatccaaatttggtaggtttgtagtccatgttaagaactactcctcataattttttggtggggtttcgtcccttcccctcccagttatatatatatgtatacatacatatggtaaaacagttcatttgactataacttgaaaaatattcgattgattttaatgaaactaatatcaatagtaggttttattacttacaactttcggttaaaattttagcgaaatccgttaaatagttcggccaaaatttccaatttagggtattgtttaaaatggctgccattttatgccattttgtcctacgaggttaaatttttttttaaattgtagcattttttattatctttcgattttataataaaaggcttacccgtaaaatgactccttgatccatatttttgcgaaaaacggaaaatttagcactttctggaaataattgtttggggggtgtatggactggctttggggggtgttttttgctttggcatgagaaaaatatttttaaaagaggtctatatggtttaaagcaaaatttttaagttttaacccccgcgctgtaagggggaaggggtgcatgaaataaatgtgtcttaaaagattttaaaaagaggtcaaaatagcttaaaatgctaaagtaacccaaaattttagatacttttattaatatagcactttttacaacatccaccccttcccctcccgctttcatatttgttgcaaattcaaaatttttatcacgtataaagaggttttgggggtcgctgatcttgaacttttggcccaaataagtacaccccctaaaaatattacaattgtttttgataatctattgcaaaattcgagatcagcgaccccaaaaacccctttatacgtcataaaaattttgaatttgcaaaaaatatgaaagcgggaggggaaggggtggatgttgtaaaaagtgctatattaataaaagcatctaaaattttgggttactttagcattttaagctattttgacctctttttaaaatcttttaaggtacatttatttcatacaccccttcccccttacagcgcgagggttaaaacttaaaaattttgctttaaaccatatagacctcttttaaaaatagttttctcatgccaaagcaaaaaacaccccccaaagccagtccatacaccccccaaacaattatttccagaaagtgctaaattttccgtttttcgaaaaaatatggatcaaggagtcattttacgggtaagccacttattataaaatcgaaagataataaaaaatgctacaatttaaaaaaaaatttaacctcgtaggacaaaatggcataaaatggcagccattttaaacaatttcctaaattggaaattttggccgaactatttaacggatttcgctaaaattttaaccaaaatttgtgagtaataaaacctactattgatattagtttcattaaaatcaatcgaatatttttcaagttacagtcaaatgaactgttttaccatatgtatgtatacatatatatataactgggaggggaagggacgaaaccccaccaaaaaaatatgaggagtagttcttaacatggactacaaacctaccaaatttggatatgcaccgatgcctccttttgcgaatataaaataaaaatgataaaatttctgcaaaaaatttcatttttgacgccattttgttttttaaacatgttgcaccactccgggaaagtaaaaaatttcaaaaaatacttattttgatgtgaaaagaaaaaccccaaagtttcgttgctcgaacttttaatccatacacaaggcgtaatttcactctactattatagttaaaattatctatataacccgccctcttgcaataaataatgtcaattatacatatgtcataaatcactattctgtcagggggtgggaatttaaataatcataaatatatcttactatttaaaatcatgttctcctgttacaaaatattaaaaatatgtacaaaaatggctTGGTTAATAAGTTGGTTGctaaataagaaactttttaataggagaacatgtcatatagtaTCTCTcgctcatattctcctattacaaaatattaaaaaaatacttattttacttgcttttttgtttgttgtaaatgctaaaaatttattcttgttaaatgaaattttataagattttgtaataggagaacgtgttatttcacaaaaataaaattcattatgttagtcccactttcttacttatgtcataaatcactcttctgtcagggggtgggaattaaaattgGCAAGGGCTATATCCACCCTGCCACCCGGCTTATTTATAactatataattaacttaatacttacctttactacataattaattaatt includes:
- the LOC123300654 gene encoding zinc finger protein 525-like encodes the protein MDDDGMERIPVKIKIEEQLHSEFIIKEELPENDPLAETTTDDINFENTSTSTINNLTNEEITKYKTFNLEDNLELQRLYTGKPIYKCNFCDKTFTQESYFVIHERTHTGERPFSCNFCGKSFTQQSHLPAHERTHTGERPYKCMVCDKTFTERSNLTRHIRTHTGERPYKCNLCCKTFTRQTSLTEHERSHNGERPFKCTMCEKTFIARADLTRHEKLHTGEGAYKCNVCTKIFLTKTDYTRHERTHTGERPYKCTTCNKTFIQQGNLTVHERTHHKTNLNNIVVKDQPDIYRCHICYKTFTGRSDLVKHETIHNMSATDLATYACNMYDQTQFVTKIK